TTCTCTGATTTTCTACATCTGTACCATGGTTTTCAGACTCtgtgcaaagaaacaaacaatatgaaaaaaaaaaaaaaaaaaaaaaaaaaaaatcagaaatgcaAGATTAAAACCAAACTGTACATCTTACACatgttgtattttatattaaatattgtGAGATTCTCATATGAGTTAACAGTGATCTGTGTTGTcctgaaccctgaccctcagACCCAACTTCATGGGGGGTGGATCTGAGTGGATCTCTGAGCTCTGAATCTTCTTGGTGACTGGGTCTTCTTTACAGAACTGCAGTTGTTTTTTATCCGTATTTGATACCCTGTATTATGTAACTTTACCTTCAGAAGTGCCCTGCTCAAGGGAACATCATTCAACATGTGCTCTGCTGGTCTGGGGAATTGAACCGGCGACACTTAAAAACACCTAACGAATATTAGTATAAATACATTTAAACCTACGTAGAtggtctaaagcacaggtgtcaaacatgcggcccgggggccaaaaccagcaccccaaaggttccaatccggcccatgagatgaatttacaaaatgcaaaaattaccctgaagatgttaacagtcaagggcatcaaactcaaaaataacagcataataacctggaaataatgactccaaatgttcttcttggtttagtgtgagaaaaataatatgatattatgtcgataaataatggcaacaccaattttttctcttactttaaacaacattaaattctgataccctttaacaaaaaaaaatgtcaataacctgaacaacaatgaacaacctggaacgtctaaagaaaaataagtgcaattttaacaatattctgcctgttttgtatcttggtctgatctgtaatgcacatgtagaaatcataagctgaggcacaatattgataaaattttacttatttttcttcagaaatttaattttttcccagttattcacatctttttttttttttggatagaaatagtttcatcatttaatgttattttttgcactgaaaaatttgcatttgtcattatttataagttattatgctattattttactggttcggcccactggagatcaaatcaggctgaatgtggaacctgaaagaacatgagtttgacagccgtggtctaaactaaataaacatTCAAACATTAAAGTAAAATCTTAAATGGAAGGACTTTTTATTGTGTGTTGAGTTAAGGGCTGGAAATGCTGATGATATCTGGAGAATCTCAGACTCACTGGTTTTGTTGTGTTTCCATTTCCACAAAGCGATCAGGACGACTGTAAGAACGCTCAACAGGCCAAAGGTGGCACCAATGACCACTTCCTTAGAGGAACCCCAGGAGTCATCTTTGAAGAAATCCTCTGAAACAACCAACAAAGGATCTAATTAACACATAATTATTAGTATTAATGGAACTTCAGGTGGACCTGGGACCagatctgggtctggtctgaaaCAGGGATCAGGAGGATGTGGGACctggatctgggtctggtctTAAACAGGGATCAGGAGGATGTGGGACCTGGATCTGGTCTTAAAGGTGCGGAAGACTTTCATGAcaaatttttcctcagatctgtccatcctcagtcatatcctcagtatcatgaatctgtttgtctgtctgtcattactcagctgaatctcttcctcatggtgaacagtttcttagtgccatccaccagaaacagaccatgtgtttacaaacagagctggagggaactcaggcatctgaggaattttttgcgccgtgcattgtgggaaatggaggttcatgcagctgcctgacagcagcagctggaacagacacgacgcagaaatggcaggagctcccttccctctgtgccagggctgtcaaagtcattttagttctggggccacattcagctgaattttatctgcagtgggctgaaccagtaaaataataacataataatatatcagtaatgtcaactccaaactttcctctacgttttggagcaaaaaaagtaaaattatgcgatgaaaatgtttacatttgccaactatcctttaaaacactgtgaataacatgaagaaatgaaaatttcttaagaaaactaagagcaattttaacaatattatgcctcagtttatcatttaaacatctaaattacaatttacagatcacagtggatcaacaaatacacaaaacatttaataacagacagaatattgttaaaattacacttcagacatttcaaaatgttcatatttgttgaggttgtttgtgtttttgtgaaaatttagtttgttttaatgtaaatacagtaaaatgacatgataatgtttacatttacaaagggaaacatttggagttgtgagtatttatacgttattatgatagtattttactgatctgacccactggagatttaagtggtctgtatgtggaacctgaactaaacaattaacatcttcagtgtaatttttgcatttcacaaattaatcccaggggctagactggaccctttggtgggctggatttggcccccgggccgcatgtttgacacctgtgctctatgcatattcctccgcTGCAGGCAGATGCACCAACCTCCCTTTCCCAGAATGCAAGTCGtaaaaaattcctcagatgcccagttccctcctgaGTCTGTTCGTAAAACACATGGttagtttctggtggatggaactaagaaactgttcacagtaatgcaagagattcagctgaggaatgacagacagacgaacagattcatgatactgaggatatgactgaggatggacagatctgaggaaaaattggtcacaaaagtctcctgcacctttaaacagGGATGCAGTGGACCTGGACCCTGATCTGGGTCCTTCTGGTCTGTTTAGTGCTGTTGTGGTTCCTACCTGGGACCTGGAACTGGGCCTCCCTGGTCTGGTTGGTCCTGTCCTGGTGGACTCTACAGGTGACTGTGCTGCCGTGTCTCTTGTCCACAGTCACTCTGCTGCTGACAGTATAGAGGTCATCAGGACCTCTGACTGTGTCTGGAGGTCCAGCAGAGACCAGGTGTCCCTCAGAGTCCATCCAGGACACCTCAGGTTCTGGATACCAGCCTGATGACGTGCACTCCAACACTCCACTGCCCACGGCTGTAATGACGATGGTGGCGTCTGAGGACACCGTCATCAGTAGTAACAATGTTAAAACCTGCTCAAGGAAGTTTCAGCTGAAAACTCCAGCAGTAGTCAGTCGACGtagttgttcatggttgtttttattagttattcagTCAGACTGTTTAAAATCCAAACCCAAACTGGTCAAATATATAAACCAGTCCAACAGCCTGAGCCCAGTGTAtgtcagaaataaataaataataataaaaataatataacagaCCAATGAAACTCtgcagcactaagctaacagtgctaagctaacagcgctaagctaacactaagcataTCCAACAGTACAAGGACTATTTCTACTGAAGAAACTCCCTgaaccagacaaaaaaaaaaagaaaaagaaagaaggaataaTAACTATAATGTACTGTAATGAATAacgtacaccctggacaagtcgccagttcattgcagggcagtaataataacaataataatgataataataataataacaatattagtaataatagtactactactaataataataatcatcatcataatcataataacaatcataataataattcCTTACCGACATGCAGCTGGACCGTGGTGTCCATTTTCAGACTTGGGATGAAGCATCTGTACGTCCCCTCATCTGACAGTCGGACTCTGGACAGTGTAAGGGAGACGTCCCCCCGGGTCAGTCCACCCAGGGACATGGACGTCCTCCTGCTGAACTCTGGGTTCTGGTCCACCAGGCGGTCTTCACCGGATCGCCTCACGTGCACAAACCGGGGCTCCGTGCGCAGTTTGGACCACTCTACCATCTGTTCGCTGACGTCCTGGACAGGGGTCACGTGACAGGGCAGAGTGATGTCATCGCCCATCACTGCTGTTATTGGCTGAGACTGAGCCAGAGCTGAACAATGATACAACGAAAACACTTCTGTCAGTAGGATTTTTATCCTCAGAGACACTTAAGAGTATGGATGAAAAACAGACAGATGAGAAGGAATGGGAAAAAAATAGACAAAGTTTTATGATGGACTTTAGATTTTTCTCTCAGATTTTTAGTGTTTCCACATCAGCTCCATAAACTGGAATagataaaagtaataaaagtatGTAATAAACACAATTAAGTAGAATAAAACACACCTATTGTCACTGTTACCATAGAAACAATTTAGCAGCATCGACAGAATACACATAAAATATAGTGCAAATAAAGTAaatagtccaataaaaaataGTTTAATTCAAATACAGTAATGGCTAATGCACTGTCACTCATAAAGCTGGAGtaaaatatttgttcattttctcatgaaatgatgacaaTTTGATTAAGTgttataaataaagtgtaactcgGACTCAGTGTGTAATTATTAACCGGGTCAAAGGTgataaaatgtgtctgaaaacaacactTTTTATGGACAGCAGTGCATTTCATCTGTGTCTAAGTCTCATATTTAACACTATATTATATTCTGAGGATAAATGGATTATTGTTGGCATTTGTTACCTCCATATCCTTGTGTTAGGAGAAGGAAGACAAAAGCATGATGGGAAATCGGAGCACTGCGTACACCCAGGTCGTCCATCTGAAACATGATGAacacctgtaaataaaaataaaaaactcaaCTTCAGGGTCTGAATCAACATGAATAAACAAAGGAAGCAACTTAACATATGACATCTGAAATATGACTTTTATAATCTGATAAATAATACGTTTATACATGAGACATATTTCATGGCATTAGATCTCACACATCTGCATTCTGCAAAGCAATAATATGATGGAAAACATAAACTAAAGGGATATTTTTCCTCCTTATTCTTCTATTGTTTGTCATATGTTTGTGTCAGGACAGCTGATCTGATTATCTACATATGCCTCTCCTGACGTGGGCAGTGTCACTGTGTCcaagacaaaataaaatgaaaaaaacacaaatagaaTTTCTTACCTTTTGGACTTTTCTAGTGTCAGGTCAAAACTACACGGCCCAACACCTTAATCAAGTAAAAATGAAGCTGCTCCAAAACCACAGACACAACTGCTGCTGTTTCTGAATCAGAAAAACTCAAACAGGTGGAATCACATGGAATTGAACGAACAGACGTCCTGTGGACTCGGCCCACTGACCCACACATACGACCATATGTGAGCCTCAGTTAATGAGTGACAGATAAACAAGGCCGTGGACCTTTGATCCAGTTTCCAGGTCAACACTGCTATAAAATACTACAACAGCTCCTGCAGCCAATCACAAGACAGAACAGAAAGTGAAAGACCTGCAGGTTTACAGCCCAGCGGGACTTTTCAGTGACGCCAACATGtgtaatatttaatataaaaccACATTTATGACTCTGATAAGATGCAGCGGTCAGTTCAACCGAAGGTTAATGGTAGGTCCAGTCACATTCATatgttttttaacttttattatagCTCAGTCTAcacatttacattctgaattaaACATGGTCAGTGATGGTGTTTTAAGAAAGATAGAAAAGATGACACAAAGTAAATCATAAAAATGTCTGTTGTTCATAAAGGTACAGTTCTGTTTTAGACACACTCCTCTTCTTAATCCtatttaatcacctttgaccaggtgtaataaTCAAAAACACTGTCTCGGTTACAGTTTATCCAATGTGAATAAACCACATTTTCACAGTCATTTCATGGACGGacggacaatggatggatggacggatgggaaGATGGGAAGATGGccttaatgggctctatgcacagctccactacttcctgaacttcaggtgggtcctttatttcctgtctttcgttattggacacactggtaaatccaggtgtgtctgctacttcttgctgtgactgattaattagacacacctggattaatcagtgtgtccaataatgaaagacaggaaataaaggaaccacctgaagttcaggaagtagtggggctgtgcatagagtccattgcaTCCGAACTGAGCCCATCAGGTCCCTTCGGGCTCGGTTCAGGTTGCAGCACTCTACCATGTGGACCCAGACCTGGAGTAGGTCTTTTTGGACCCTGAACGTTTGGAGCATGAGACAGAGAGTGAACTGTCCAGACTTCAGGTGTGAACCAGAGGAGGCGGACCACCTGGGTGTGAAAAGTCTGGTAACCTGCAGACCTCACAGTTTCACTGCAGGTGCACCTGTATCTAAGTAATGCAACTAAAAATTATAACGCCAATTTGtctcgttaacgaaaatgaagagacattttttcacagtttttgttttgtaaactacatttaCTCTCATTTTTATTAGTCAATAATATTGCATTATACATTTAATTGTAGTTatagtcacatgaccaccattttcattacgaacgatagatagatagatagatagatagatagatagatagatagatagatagatagatagatagatagatagatagatagatagatagatagatagatagatagatagatggatggacggatggacagacggacagatggataatTTTAGTTTCCATCTATTTTGATGATGTTTACTCTGTTTTCTTTTTGAAGCTGCTGGAGGTTTGTCACTGGTTTGTTTTAGACGCTGTTTATCCTTTTTCTATGTATCCATTTTTATCACTTTAATTACTTTCAATGTAAACTTAAAACCGAAACACTCATATATTGTAACAAACCACATTCTAAAAGAAACCATCATTTTCagaatattatcattatttatttattcacgtATTTGTTTCTTCTTACAGAGGCTGAAACTGAGTATTAGTTTAGAAATAACCGTGCAGAGGAACAGGAAGTGGTGAAGAGCCCATTATATTCAGCTGTAGTTGAAGGGCTTCAGTCAGTCGACAGAATGGAGGCTGAAGGGCTGTCCATCAGACTGTGTGAGTACAGAGCAGCTTTTACACAGAATCCATGTGAAGGCAGGTGTGTTTGGGCACTTTTAAAGGGTTTTACATCATCCTCTATATCTGTTTCTACAGTCGTACGTGTGTTGATGCTGCTGTTTGCACATGTGCACATGTGTGACGCTCAGACGTCTGGTGAGTACGACACAAAATTCAACATCCAAAGATACGATTGTATGTGTTTAAGCCTCGTTCACGGTCAATAATACACTAAACAACTGCTCTGTAATGTCCTTTGTGTCTTCCTGCAtctttttatttagtcttttatagttttcatctcattttatacagtattttgtGTTGTGTTACTGCATAATTTTAGACTTGTTGCACCTTTTGCATTATTTTCTTTTCTGACTGGTGAATCTCTACAATACTTATTATTGTTATCCCACCCCCTGAAAGGGAAGCAAGAggaattgtttttggtttgtttgtttgttcacactttagcagcaaaactatcagttgaattcataccaaattgagtttatagattgccagtggcccagaatagatgacattacattttgggaaaagtgggtcaaagaaaaaataaataaataaataaatgaataaatgaataaataaatttaaaaaattaaaattaaaaatgtccattttcttatagtgggtgaaatttcaaatataaatataaaagcatcaattttgtttcaattaacttcaaacttggtacatatatagaggcaattgttatacatcactctgacataaagctaaggcatatgtatttttttttcacattttgggtaatatgtatttatttttattttttttccccatcacaATTATATCCATTATAAAGGGTAGGggaatcagtcaaaaaaaaagcatccataaaaaaatcataatttctaATAATGAactcattctggaaaaaaaaaaaaataataataacttctTTTAATAAGTGAATGCCATTGAGGAACTGATTAAAATTGCTGTGGGTTAAAATCGTTTGCTCAGGGGGTGAAGGTTAGAGTCTGTGACCTTGAAATAATATCAAGTAAATAATATCAAAACGGAAAAAAGTCCTaaaaacatactgtgcatttatttttttaacttcatgAATATTATCCCAACTCGAGGGTGtagaataagctacaatacatgctaACCCTAAGACGACTCTGactttaacttttatttatttgtttatttaacctttatttaaccagaagtcCCTTTAaataaaatctcttttttgaggCAGATCTGAACGTTTTAATACTTTGGGTAGATTCTCCTGATAATAGTTTCATCCTGTATCTATGGTTTGAATGCAGATGTTTTACTGAAGCGTTGTCATCGCTCTGTTTGTATTTTTACTGATGTAGTTGAGTTTATTGTCAAGTTCAATTTCTAACAAAGGCAAACATTTTTAAGACCCTTATCTGAttttaatcatcttttttttcatttggtctCAATTAAGCATTTGAGTCTTTTTTCAAATGTCTTTTTATCATGTTTCAGCTTCTGAGTTCTGACTCTGACGTACAGATTAATCCAGTGTATGTATGAACCTCATGGACATTAGTTTTGTCTTCATGTCATTTTTAGAAACATCTGTTGATTTGAATCTCTGAAAGTCTGCAGCTGCTGCGATGCTTCACTGTGAAGATAACATGTTCTTTTATCAGTGTGTTCGTCAGTAGTTTCCTTTTTGCTGAGGTATTCCTTCTTCTTTCTCAAATGCAGCCGTTCGTATCGTTCCCACCCGCCTGCAGCTCTTTGAGTATGAGCCCCTCGCTTTTACCTGTGAGGACAGTAAAGGTTCAACTGAATGGACGGTGAAGAACAATGGAACCAAACTGAAGTGTTCCACCAGCACGGTAACCTCAGCGACCTGCACCATCGACTTCGCCTTCGCATCAGACAGTGGACAGTACTGGTGTGAGGACCGAACAGGACGAAGAAGCAGCTCCGTCCACGTCACCGTCACTGGTACAAGTCTTCAAATGACCTGACATAAGCAGCTCAAACATCACTAAGGCATGACAATGTCAGCTTTTCTCTGATCTCACACAGCTGGTTCTGTGATCCTGGAGAGTCCGACCCATCCTGTGACGGAGGGCGAAGCTGTAACTCTGCGCTGCAGAAACAAGACGTCGCCCAAACTCAGAAACATCGTCTTCTATAAAGACAATGTCATTGTCAAAAGGAACTCCACAGAAAACCTGACCATCCACAGAGTGTCCAAGTCTGATGAAGGACGGTACAAATGCAGCATCTCTGGACTCGGACAGTCACCAGAGACCTGGCTGAGAGTCACAGGTACATGAGttttattggggggggggtccatattaACCTATACAACACAGTAGATCAATAGAACTGTACTTACACATTCTGtagtttttattcaggttttcaGAGATAAATGAAGTTTTGGCAGAGTGAGTTtgtatttagggatgggaattgagaaccagttctttttgggaaccagatcccagtaggtcgattccttggaatcgtttgcctgcttaacgattctgcttatcaattccaccttcgttgcgcatgcacgatgacgtcacacgtacgctgcattgttttggccagaacatagccaacatggtgttgaggcagaaccagtccaaacagaccacaccaggtccaaacagaccgcaccaggtccaaacagaccacaccaggtccaaacagaccgcaccaggtccaaacagaccacaccaggtctaaacagaccgcaccaggtccaaacagaccgcaccaggtctaaacagaccacaccaggtccaaacagaccacaccaggtccaaacagaccacaccaggtccactggaacactgtcaaagcttccatttctcctaaagggtggaatccctccaatctgttcaaacattcgtccacagcatgtgattcatttacaggaatgtcatgtgtttgattctctacttagcgaagcttgtgaatgtagcggcagagcgaacacaaggccgtcatctgggcccagttctggtgggggcaacaaacgtcctgacCCCTCTGAGAAAAgattctgaaggtaggggaaaggaaaatgaggtgtacaacaacgggagacatagaggaattagtaaagcatcttaagtttcagtttcagtttcactgtgcccgcccccccccccccaagtatgGGAAGGTTAATAACAGAGCAGCATTGTCTCATGGGGTCATAAACCATTTAGTTTAATGGAAAAATGTTGTCATCGTCTGTTTCCAACATGAAGATTTCTCTATCAAGAAAacatttcctatttacatttccatattttcagtcacatttaaaAGGTGTTGACTTTTATGGGTACGTTTAGACATTAGAAACAGTTGGTTAGTTTTAGAAAAAGACACTGTTGTATAGATAAAAATTTGAAGGTGTGATCAAAAATGACCTCCAGTTTTATTGTCTAAAGCTCAAACTTCCATGAATCTGAATGCAAACTGTAGGTGTTGATGTACACATACAGTATCTAAACAGGCTGACATTGAACTAAAGGGTTCATAAATGTTCATTCCGTGCATGTGTGTACAATTCAACAGAACTAGAAACAAACATATCTCAGAGTTTTTCAGTCTTTATTTAACTTCACTTTGCGTCAGCAGTGGAGT
This DNA window, taken from Sphaeramia orbicularis chromosome 11, fSphaOr1.1, whole genome shotgun sequence, encodes the following:
- the LOC115427998 gene encoding low affinity immunoglobulin gamma Fc region receptor III-like, with protein sequence MEAEGLSIRLFVRVLMLLFAHVHMCDAQTSAVRIVPTRLQLFEYEPLAFTCEDSKGSTEWTVKNNGTKLKCSTSTVTSATCTIDFAFASDSGQYWCEDRTGRRSSSVHVTVTAGSVILESPTHPVTEGEAVTLRCRNKTSPKLRNIVFYKDNVIVKRNSTENLTIHRVSKSDEGRYKCSISGLGQSPETWLRVTETGVVDFTQHSRLLLLLLWVAVSVVLVLQLLVIGLFYWKKQLVLLEIKMNEDTHAVVKKDKKEEDAADNWSVSDINQSRKPQTTDKEPAVSTFTLT